The sequence below is a genomic window from Pseudomonadota bacterium.
TTGGGTTGCAATTAACCTTGAAATATCTTAACTATGATTTAAAGGATATAACTATCTCTCACGATGTAAGGATCAAAAATACCCTTATCCCCATTTATGAAAAGAACAAGATGCTCATCAGTTTTAATAAAGGATTTCCTATTTACTCTTTCGTTGATATCATTGATAATAAGGTTCCAGCAGGGCAGTTTAAAAACAGGATTGTCATCATTGCCCACAGTGCAACCGGTATTGGAACAACCCTCACCACCCCTGTGGGTCCCAATGTTCCTTCCTGGGTTCTGGTTGCAAATGTTGTAGACAACATTCTCAATAACAACCATATTGTACGCCCCCGATGGGCATTTTACGTTGAACTTGCGGTGATTATCCTTTTTGGGATATTCCTCTCCCTCATTTTACCGAGGCTCCATGCAGGGATCAGCGCCATCCTTGCGGCAGCCCTTTTTCTTGCATGGTCAACTATTGCAGGATTATTTCTTGTGAACTATGGATACTGGCTCAAGGTCATCTATTCTGACCTTCTCCTTCTGGTCGGTTATACCGTTGTTGTTTCCTGTCGGTACCTCTTTACCGAGAGGCTGAAGGAGCGCGTTGAGGCGGACAGTATCGAGACCAACAAGATGCTGGGGCTCTCATTCCAGGGTCAGGGGATGCTCGACATTGCCTTTGAAAAGTTTAGAAAATGTCCTGTTGAGGATGAATCGGTAAAGGAACTCCTCTATAATCTCGGACTTGATTTTGAAAGGAAAAGGCAGTTCAACAAGACCGTTGCTGTTTACGAGCACATTTTACAGGCTGGCGATTTTAAGGATATCGGGGAAAGGATCAAGAAACTCAAGGCCGTCGGTGAGACAGTCATCTTTGGTCCGTCAGGTCCAAGAAAGGATGCCACTGTCTTGATTGAAGGCGCCGAAACCAAGCCGACACTTGGCCGTTATGAGATAGCAAAGGAGCTGGGACGGGGAGCCATGGGGACGGTCTATCTCGGGAAAGACCCAAGGATTAACAGGGAAGTAGCCATCAAGACATTAAGATATGAAGACTTTGATGAGGAACAGGTGGCGGAGCTGAAAAAGAGATTTTTTCGTGAGGCAGAGGCAGCAGGCAAGCTCTCCCATCCGAATATTGTGACAATATACGATGTGGGAGAGGATTACGAAATTGCTTACATGGCCATGGAACTTCTTGAGGGGACAGACCTGACAAAATACTGTCAGAAGGAAAACCTTTTTCCTATTCATGAGGTCGGAAGGGTCATTACATCTGTCGCTTCGGCGCTTGACTATGCCCAT
It includes:
- a CDS encoding serine/threonine-protein kinase; this encodes MKKIGSLISKDFVIGFLLMLLTLAAFYLRWNPIEILEYRFYDLGVNLRAKTPSTPLAIVTIDDESIAKLGRWPWPRSYIAEMIDTLSNYEAKVIGVNILYSESDFNQGLWELQEIIKKIEGEPVLLKSKQSNEIYNSLKEAEKRLDSDAILTSSITKSKKVVLPFFFTLSSTTGKGEAELPEYLKANSLPLSNPDGFFSAREIIPPIPVFASQAMAMGHINVVHDNDRAVRSEPLLINFGGRLFPSFGLQLTLKYLNYDLKDITISHDVRIKNTLIPIYEKNKMLISFNKGFPIYSFVDIIDNKVPAGQFKNRIVIIAHSATGIGTTLTTPVGPNVPSWVLVANVVDNILNNNHIVRPRWAFYVELAVIILFGIFLSLILPRLHAGISAILAAALFLAWSTIAGLFLVNYGYWLKVIYSDLLLLVGYTVVVSCRYLFTERLKERVEADSIETNKMLGLSFQGQGMLDIAFEKFRKCPVEDESVKELLYNLGLDFERKRQFNKTVAVYEHILQAGDFKDIGERIKKLKAVGETVIFGPSGPRKDATVLIEGAETKPTLGRYEIAKELGRGAMGTVYLGKDPRINREVAIKTLRYEDFDEEQVAELKKRFFREAEAAGKLSHPNIVTIYDVGEDYEIAYMAMELLEGTDLTKYCQKENLFPIHEVGRVITSVASALDYAHENGVVHRDIKPANIMVLKNGEIKVADFGIARVMASSKTQTGVIMGTPSYMSPEQISGQKVDGRSDLFSLGVVFFELLTGEKPFAGESITTLMYNIANSPPPLLKEVSPATPDFCDSIISKLLAKDKEMRYQRGRDLVNDLTKYMETLGEHS